Proteins from a genomic interval of Schistosoma mansoni strain Puerto Rico chromosome 6, complete genome:
- a CDS encoding putative wd-repeat protein has translation MCMRVSPTDSGNSGILFVGFNQDYGCFAVGMQNGFRIFNCDPLKQLERYEIILVNAVKVYTFSPSPQLIFESNTCSNPSGLCYVCQSVDNPLVVFPGRRPGVVSLVHIGNTGSNVNLNNNANNNNSGNITNNNSNTTTNNNIGSTNTISINTICPSSTNATNMPPRQIIAHENPLASITLNRDGYLLATASQKGTLIRIFSTKDCTLLHELRRGTSQATITSLSFNKDSDLLCVTSERGTAHIFCLTKDSLTNPLLSADGSYYKYTFTANGTVTRVTFVNFLDFYDDETDF, from the exons ATGTGCATGCGAGTTTCTCCAACTGATTCCGGTAACAGCGGAATTTTATTCGTTGGATTCAATCAAGATTATG GTTGTTTCGCAGTTGGTATGCAAAATGGATTCAGAATTTTCAATTGTGATCCCTTAAAGCAATTAGAACGTTATG AA ATTATACTTGTAAATGCTGTCAAAGTGTACACATTTAGCCCATCACCCCAATTAATTTTTGAATCAAATACATGTTCAAATCCTTCAGGATTATGTTATGTCTGTCAAAGTGTTGATAATCCATTGGTTGTATTCCCTGGACGACGACCTGGTGTTGTATCATTAGTTCATATTGGAAATACTGGTAGCAATGTCAATCTTAATAACAacgcaaataataataattctgggAATATCACTAACAATAacagtaatactactactaataataatattggaaGTACAAATACAATATCTATCAATACTATTTGTCCATCATCAACAAATGCTACTAATATGCCACCAAGACAAATAATTGCACATGAAAATCCACTTGCATCAATCACTTTAAATCGTGATGGTTATTTACTGGCAACAGCATCACAAAAAGGCACATTAATTCGTATATTTTCTACAAAAGATTGTACTTTGTTACATGAATTACGACGTGGCACTAGTCAAGCTACAATTACATCATTATCATTCAATAAAGATAGTGATTTATTATGTGTTACCAGTGAACGTGGTACTGCGCATATATTTTGTCTTACAAAAGATTCTTTAACTAATCCTC TTTTATCCGCAGATGGATCTTACTACAAGTACACATTCACAGCAAATGGTACAGTAACACGTGTAACatttgtaaattttctagatTTCTATGATGATGAAAcagatttttaa